The proteins below come from a single Ovis aries strain OAR_USU_Benz2616 breed Rambouillet chromosome 18, ARS-UI_Ramb_v3.0, whole genome shotgun sequence genomic window:
- the LOC101112168 gene encoding U3 small nucleolar RNA-associated protein 14 homolog A — translation MSTNQAAESNLLASNQQKELEDLPKDYPLSTSEDEGDNDGERKHQKLLESISSLNGKDRQKLAERSEASLKVSEFSVSSEGSGEKLVLSDLLEPVKTSSSLAAVKKQLNRVKSKKTVELPLHREEIERIHREVAFNKSSQILSKWDPVVLKNRQAERLVFPLSKPQSAFAPIEHVVSGWKAGTPLEQEIFNLLHKNKQPVTDPLLTPVEKASLKAMSLEEVKMRRAELQRARALQSYYEARARREKRIKSKKYHRILKKGKAKQALKDFEKLQKVNPAAALEELEKLDKARMMERMSLKHQNSGKWAKSKAIMAKYDLEARQALQEQLSRNKELTQKVRAASESEEEEEGQEEEEETLVPDMVNEVQIKASGLNPWMSQNHFIDAKETEVQKDLEDPAEPEAQETSESEEERAVVEEETLLKEFEERRSLRQKSKLNHMAEPVHRRVTKDPSSQEVLSELRALSQKLITENHQSGKQELSSVRTAQREESAREEEEPMLLQRPKRARTLDELEKLGREGCIENKELPRTAVEGLQLEKNRSNHIGAPKEKKRKEQMIDLQNLLTTKSPSVKSSAVPTTVQELEDEEERDQRHMIKEAFAGDDVIRDFLKEKREAVEASKPKDLDLTLPGWGEWGGMGLKPSAKKRRRFLIRAPEGPPRKDKDLPNVVINEKQNMHAAAHQVQVLPHPFTHHQQFERTIQTPIGSTWNTQRAFQKLTMPRVVTKPGHIIKPIKAEDVGYQSSSRSDLSVVQRNPKRLSIRHKKRGE, via the coding sequence ATGAGCACGAACCAGGCTGCGGAGAGCAACCTTCTGGCTTCAAACCAACAGAAAGAACTAGAGGATTTGCCAAAAGACTACCCCTTGAGCACCAGTGAAGATGAAGGGGACAATGATGGAGAAAGAAAGCATCAGAAGCTTCTGGAATCAATCAGTTCACTTAATGGAAAGGATAGGCAGAAATTGGCTGAGAGGTCTGAGGCTAGTCTGAAGGTGTCAGAGTTCAGTGTAAGTTCTGAAGGATCAGGAGAAAAGCTAGTCCTTTCAGATCTGCTTGAGCCTGTTAAAACTTCATCCTCATTGGCTGCTGTGAAAAAGCAGCTGAATCGAGTGAAATCAAAGAAGACTGTAGAGTTACCACTTCACAGAGAAGAGATTGAGCGGATCCACAGAGAAGTGGCATTCAATAAAAGCTCCCAAATCCTCTCCAAATGGGATCCTGTTGTTCTGAAGAACCGGCAAGCAGAACGGCTGGTTTTTCCCCTGAGCAAGCCCCAATCAGCCTTTGCTCCCATTGAACATGTGGTCAGTGGCTGGAAGGCAGGAACTCCCCTGGAGCAGGAGATTTTTAATCTTCTCCATAAGAACAAGCAGCCTGTGACAGATCCTTTACTGACTCCTGTGGAAAAGGCCTCCCTCAAAGCTATGAGCCTGGAAGAGGTAAAGATGCGCCGAGCAGAGCTTCAAAGGGCCCGGGCCCTGCAGTCCTACTATGAGGCCAGGGCTCGAAGAGAGAAGAGAATCAAAAGCAAAAAGTATCACAGAattctgaagaaaggaaaggccaaGCAAGCCTTAAAAGATTTTGAGAAGCTGCAGAAGGTCAATCCTGCTGCGGCATTGGAAGAACTAGAAAAACTTGACAAGGCCAGAATGATGGAGCGAATGAGCCTTAAACACCAGAACAGTGGGAAATGGGCAAAATCAAAGGCAATTATGGCCAAATATGACCTGGAGGCTCGCCAGGCTCTGCAGGAACAGCTATCCAGGAACAAAGAGCTGACGCAGAAGGTCCGGGCGGCCTCTGagagtgaggaagaggaggaaggccaggaggaagaggaagaaactcTTGTTCCTGACATGGTGAATGAGGTGCAGATAAAGGCAAGTGGACTGAACCCCTGGATGTCCCAGAATCACTTCATTGATGCCAAAGAGACTGAGGTCCAGAAAGACCTGGAAGACCCTGCTGAGCCTGAAGCCCAGGAGACTTCtgaaagtgaggaagaaagagCAGTAGTGGAGGAAGAAACTCTCTTGAAAGAATTTGAGGAAAGGCGATCACTTAGACAGAAGTCTAAGCTCAACCACATGGCGGAGCCAGTGCACAGACGTGTAACAAAGGATCCCAGCAGCCAGGAGGTGCTGTCCGAATTGAGGGCACTGTCTCAGAAACTCATCACGGAGAACCATCAGTCAGGGAAGCAAGAACTGAGTTCAGTGAGGACAGCTCAGAGAGAGGAATCtgccagggaggaagaggagcccATGTTGCTGCAGAGGCCAAAGAGAGCTCGGACTCTGGACGAGCTGGAGAAGCTGGGCAGAGAAGGGTGTATTGAAAACAAGGAGCTTCCCAGAACTGCAGTGGAAGGGCTGCAGTTGGAGAAGAATCGAAGTAATCATATTGGAGCccccaaggagaagaaaaggaaggagcaaATGATTGATCTCCAGAACCTCCTAACCACAAAATCGCCTTCCGTGAAGTCCTCGGCAGTTCCCACGACTGTACAGGAGTTGGAAGATGAAGAAGAGAGAGATCAAAGGCATATGATAAAGGAAGCTTTTGCTGGGGATGATGTCATCAGAGACTTcttgaaagagaagagggaagctgTGGAGGCGAGTAAGCCAAAGGACCTGGACCTGACTCTGCCTGGCTGGGGCGAGTGGGGTGGTATGGGCCTGAAGCCCAGTGCCAAGAAGAGACGCCGGTTTCTCATTAGAGCCCCTGAGGGTCCTCCAAGGAAAGACAAGGATTTGCCAAACGTGGTTATCAATGAGAAGCAGAACATGCATGCAGCAGCTCATCAGGTGCAGGTGCTTCCGCATCCATTCACGCACCATCAACAATTTGAAAGGACCATCCAGACCCCCATAGGGTCTACATGGAACACCCAGAGGGCCTTCCAAAAGCTGACCATGCCCAGGGTTGTCACCAAGCCAGGCCATATCATTAAGCCTATCAAAGCAGAAGATGTGGGCTACCAATCTTCCTCAAGGTCGGACCTCTCTGTCGTACAGAGGAATCCAAAACGACTCTCCATACGTCACAAGAAACGTGGAGAATAA